One segment of Urocitellus parryii isolate mUroPar1 chromosome 5, mUroPar1.hap1, whole genome shotgun sequence DNA contains the following:
- the Wbp1l gene encoding WW domain binding protein 1-like isoform X2: MPFLLGLRQDKEACVGTNNQSYICDTGHCCGQSQCCNYYYELWWFWLVWTIIIILSCCCVCHHRRAKHRLQAQQRQHEINLIAYREAHNYSALPFYFRFLPNYLLPPYEEVVNRPPTPPPPYSAFQLQQQQQQLPPQCGPAGGSPPGADPSRGSQGAQSSPLSVPSRSSTRPPSIADPEPSDVPADRAATKAPGMEPSGSVAGLGELDPVAFLDKDSECKEELLKDSSSEHGSVLPDSKDKTPGRHRRFTGDSGIEVCVCNRGHHDDDLKEFTTLIDDALDGPLDFCDSCHVRPPGDEEEGLCQPSEEQAREPGHSHLPRPPACLLLNTINEQDSPNSQSSSSPS; the protein is encoded by the exons gataagGAAGCCTGTGTGGGTACCAACAATCAAAGCTACATCTGTGACACAGGACACTGCTGTGGACAGTCTCAGTGCTGCAACTACTACTATGAACTCTGGT GGTTCTGGCTGGTGTggaccatcatcatcatcctgaGCTGCTGCTGTGTCTGCCACCACCGCCGAGCCAAGCACCGCCTTCAGGCCCAGCAGCGGCAACATGAAATCAACCTGATTGCCTACCGGGAAGCCCACAATTACTCAGCGCTGCCATTTTATTTCA GGTTTTTGCCAAACTATTTACTACCTCCTTATGAGGAAGTGGTGAACCGACCTCCAACTCCTCCCCCGCCGTACAGTGCCTTCCAgctacagcagcagcagcagcagctgcctcCTCAGTGTGGCCCTGCAGGTGGCAGCCCTCCGGGTGCTGATCCTTCCAGGGGCTCCCAGGGGGCACAGAGCAGTCCCTTGTCTGTGCCCAGCAGAAGCAGCACAAGACCCCCAAGCATCGCTGATCCTGAGCCCTCTGACGTGCCAGCTGACCGCGCAGCCACCAAAGCCCCCGGAATGGAGCCCAGTGGCTCAGTGGCCGGCCTGGGGGAGCTAGACCCAGTGGCCTTCCTGGACAAGGATTCAGAATGTAAGGAGGAGCTACTGAAAGATTCCAGCTCTGAACATGGCAGTGTGCTCCCCGATAGCAAAGACAAGACACCTGGCAGACATCGCCGCTTCACAGGTGACTCAGGCattgaggtgtgtgtgtgcaacCGGGGCCATCATGACGATGACCTCAAAGAGTTCACCACACTCATTGATGATGCTCTGGATGGGCCCCTGGACTTCTGTGACAGCTGCCACGTGAGGCCTCCTGGCGATGAGGAGGAAGGGCTCTGCCAGCCCTCTGAGGAGCAGGCTCGAGAGCCTGGACATTCCCACCTGCCTCGGCCGCCCGCGTGCCTGCTGCTCAACACCATCAATGAGCAGGACTCGCCAAACTCCCAGAGCAGCAGCTCCCCCAGCTAG
- the Wbp1l gene encoding WW domain binding protein 1-like isoform X1 — protein MERRLLGGMALLLLQALPSPLSVRAEPPQDKEACVGTNNQSYICDTGHCCGQSQCCNYYYELWWFWLVWTIIIILSCCCVCHHRRAKHRLQAQQRQHEINLIAYREAHNYSALPFYFRFLPNYLLPPYEEVVNRPPTPPPPYSAFQLQQQQQQLPPQCGPAGGSPPGADPSRGSQGAQSSPLSVPSRSSTRPPSIADPEPSDVPADRAATKAPGMEPSGSVAGLGELDPVAFLDKDSECKEELLKDSSSEHGSVLPDSKDKTPGRHRRFTGDSGIEVCVCNRGHHDDDLKEFTTLIDDALDGPLDFCDSCHVRPPGDEEEGLCQPSEEQAREPGHSHLPRPPACLLLNTINEQDSPNSQSSSSPS, from the exons gataagGAAGCCTGTGTGGGTACCAACAATCAAAGCTACATCTGTGACACAGGACACTGCTGTGGACAGTCTCAGTGCTGCAACTACTACTATGAACTCTGGT GGTTCTGGCTGGTGTggaccatcatcatcatcctgaGCTGCTGCTGTGTCTGCCACCACCGCCGAGCCAAGCACCGCCTTCAGGCCCAGCAGCGGCAACATGAAATCAACCTGATTGCCTACCGGGAAGCCCACAATTACTCAGCGCTGCCATTTTATTTCA GGTTTTTGCCAAACTATTTACTACCTCCTTATGAGGAAGTGGTGAACCGACCTCCAACTCCTCCCCCGCCGTACAGTGCCTTCCAgctacagcagcagcagcagcagctgcctcCTCAGTGTGGCCCTGCAGGTGGCAGCCCTCCGGGTGCTGATCCTTCCAGGGGCTCCCAGGGGGCACAGAGCAGTCCCTTGTCTGTGCCCAGCAGAAGCAGCACAAGACCCCCAAGCATCGCTGATCCTGAGCCCTCTGACGTGCCAGCTGACCGCGCAGCCACCAAAGCCCCCGGAATGGAGCCCAGTGGCTCAGTGGCCGGCCTGGGGGAGCTAGACCCAGTGGCCTTCCTGGACAAGGATTCAGAATGTAAGGAGGAGCTACTGAAAGATTCCAGCTCTGAACATGGCAGTGTGCTCCCCGATAGCAAAGACAAGACACCTGGCAGACATCGCCGCTTCACAGGTGACTCAGGCattgaggtgtgtgtgtgcaacCGGGGCCATCATGACGATGACCTCAAAGAGTTCACCACACTCATTGATGATGCTCTGGATGGGCCCCTGGACTTCTGTGACAGCTGCCACGTGAGGCCTCCTGGCGATGAGGAGGAAGGGCTCTGCCAGCCCTCTGAGGAGCAGGCTCGAGAGCCTGGACATTCCCACCTGCCTCGGCCGCCCGCGTGCCTGCTGCTCAACACCATCAATGAGCAGGACTCGCCAAACTCCCAGAGCAGCAGCTCCCCCAGCTAG
- the Wbp1l gene encoding WW domain binding protein 1-like isoform X3, with amino-acid sequence MNSGVSPCPGGSWHPWVLVTVSAHWETMGWLAFSDSLRDSVGFWLVWTIIIILSCCCVCHHRRAKHRLQAQQRQHEINLIAYREAHNYSALPFYFRFLPNYLLPPYEEVVNRPPTPPPPYSAFQLQQQQQQLPPQCGPAGGSPPGADPSRGSQGAQSSPLSVPSRSSTRPPSIADPEPSDVPADRAATKAPGMEPSGSVAGLGELDPVAFLDKDSECKEELLKDSSSEHGSVLPDSKDKTPGRHRRFTGDSGIEVCVCNRGHHDDDLKEFTTLIDDALDGPLDFCDSCHVRPPGDEEEGLCQPSEEQAREPGHSHLPRPPACLLLNTINEQDSPNSQSSSSPS; translated from the exons ATGAACTCTGGTGTAAGTCCTTGCCCAGGAGGTTCTTGGCATCCCTGGGTCCTGGTTACTGTCTCTGCTCACTGGGAAACCATGGGCTGGCTGGCCTTTTCTGATTCTCTTAGGGACAGTGTTG GGTTCTGGCTGGTGTggaccatcatcatcatcctgaGCTGCTGCTGTGTCTGCCACCACCGCCGAGCCAAGCACCGCCTTCAGGCCCAGCAGCGGCAACATGAAATCAACCTGATTGCCTACCGGGAAGCCCACAATTACTCAGCGCTGCCATTTTATTTCA GGTTTTTGCCAAACTATTTACTACCTCCTTATGAGGAAGTGGTGAACCGACCTCCAACTCCTCCCCCGCCGTACAGTGCCTTCCAgctacagcagcagcagcagcagctgcctcCTCAGTGTGGCCCTGCAGGTGGCAGCCCTCCGGGTGCTGATCCTTCCAGGGGCTCCCAGGGGGCACAGAGCAGTCCCTTGTCTGTGCCCAGCAGAAGCAGCACAAGACCCCCAAGCATCGCTGATCCTGAGCCCTCTGACGTGCCAGCTGACCGCGCAGCCACCAAAGCCCCCGGAATGGAGCCCAGTGGCTCAGTGGCCGGCCTGGGGGAGCTAGACCCAGTGGCCTTCCTGGACAAGGATTCAGAATGTAAGGAGGAGCTACTGAAAGATTCCAGCTCTGAACATGGCAGTGTGCTCCCCGATAGCAAAGACAAGACACCTGGCAGACATCGCCGCTTCACAGGTGACTCAGGCattgaggtgtgtgtgtgcaacCGGGGCCATCATGACGATGACCTCAAAGAGTTCACCACACTCATTGATGATGCTCTGGATGGGCCCCTGGACTTCTGTGACAGCTGCCACGTGAGGCCTCCTGGCGATGAGGAGGAAGGGCTCTGCCAGCCCTCTGAGGAGCAGGCTCGAGAGCCTGGACATTCCCACCTGCCTCGGCCGCCCGCGTGCCTGCTGCTCAACACCATCAATGAGCAGGACTCGCCAAACTCCCAGAGCAGCAGCTCCCCCAGCTAG